The DNA sequence TCAGGCTGTCGGTGACCCACACCAATCGGCCGGGCGATCACGCCTTCATCAGCGCCACGCTGGAAGAGACCGCCCGCACCCAGAATCAGGGTTGCAAAGTCTGCTGTTGGGACGCCAATGCCGGCAAGCAGGTGGAGGTGAAAACCGGCTCGGCACCCTTCAAGGTCATTCGTCAGAAACAGGCCAGTGTGGAAGAAGCCAAAGCCATCGGCGAAGCCGAAGTGCGCAAGATGCTGCGCGAGAAATACACGCTGAAAGTCACCTGTCCGGGTGATCCGCTATTGGTTGCCGAAGGCCTGCTGGTGCTCGATGACACCTGGCCGGACTTCATGCGCGGTCGCTGGTCGATCGAGAAGGTGACTGCCAGCGGCAAGCCCGAAGAAAGCTATCGCTGCCTGATCGAAGCAAACGGCCGGGATCCCGAGGCAAAAGCCAAGGACTGATCCCCCGGTCTCACCGCCACACGCATCACTGTGGCCACTCCCACATCCTGGAACGCTCCCCATGAAGATCTCCCCGATCCTCACGCAGCTGCGTGCGCAATGCCCAAGCCTTGGCGGCCATATCGCGACAGGTGTCGACCTGGCGCTGCTGCAAGGTGACCCGAATCTGCCGATGCCCTCGGCCCATGTTTCACCGCTGGCCGATCTGGCCAGCGCCAGCACCGCCCAGAACTCCGCCAGCCAACCGATCCGCGACCGCTTTGAAATCATCCTGGCACTGGATGCCACGGACGCCACAAAAGCGCTGGATCTGTTGCACGACCTGCGCGCCGAACTGTGGCGTGCGCTGGTGGGATTCAAACCCGCAACCGACTACAGCGCCATCGTTTATGACGGCGGCGAAACGGTCTCGATCAACAGCAGCCGCGCCTTCTACCGGCTGCGCTTTTTTGCCGAGTTCCAGCTGGGCCGCAATCTGCCAAGTCAGCCTGCGGAGAGTTGGCACGAACGCGAACTGGACGGTTTGTCGTCCTTTACCGGGGCCACCGTGCGGGTCGATGCGATCGACCCGGCCGACCCCAATCTCAAACGCCCGGGCCCTGACGGGCGCGTGGAAATGACTTTCTCTGGAGACGTAACCCCATGAGCAACCGCATCACCGTAGTGCCGGCCGCCGGCCGTGCCGTGCCGGACCCGGAAGCAGGCGATCTGCTGCCACTGGAAGGCCGTGAAGTGCTGGACAGCGCCTGGTGGCGCCGGCGTCTGGCCGACGGCGATATCACCCTCAAAACCGCAACAGCTAAACAAAAGGGAGCCAAATAATGGCGATCGGATTCAGCAACATTCCTGCGGACATTCGTGTACCGCTGTTCTATGCCGAAATGGACAACTCGGCCGCCAATAGCGCGTCCTCGTCCATGCGCCGCCTGATCGTGGCGCAGGTCAACGACAACATCGCGCCGAGCGAAGTCGGCAAACTGGTGCTGGTTTCCAGCGTGGCACTGGCCAAGAGCATTGGCGGCCAGGGCTCGATGCTGGCGTCGATGTACGAGACCTTCCGCAAGGCCGACCCGATCGGCGAGATCTGGTGCCTGCCGCTGCACAACGCCACCGGCGCCATCGCCAAAGGCGTGCTGACCCTGACCGGCACCGCGACTCAGGCTGGCATTCTCAACCTGTATGTCGGCGGCGTCCGCGTGCAGGCCACCGTGGTCAACGGTGCCACCGCTGCCCAGGCGGCCACCGCCCTGGCACAGAAAATCAACGCCACCGCCGATCTGCCGGTAAGCGCTGCGGCGGCCGAAGGCGTCGTCACTCTGAACGCCAAATGGACCGGCGAGAGCGGCAACGACATCAGCCTGCAATTCAATCGCCTGGGCAAGAGCAACGGCGAAGAAACCCCGGCCGGCCTGACCACCGCGATCACCGCCATGACCGGCGGCGTCGGTGTACCTGACCAGGTTGAAGCAGTTGCCGCACTGGGCGATGAGCCATTCGAATTCATCGCGCTGCCATGGTCCGACCTGGCCACCCTCAACACCTGGCAAGCGGTGATGGACGACAGCACCGGTCGCTGGTCGTGGGCCAAGCAACTGTTCGGTCACGTCTACAGCGCCAAGCGCGGCACCGTCGGCACGCTGGTGGCGGCCGGTCAGGCGCGCAACGACCAGCACATGACCATTCAGGCGCTGGAGCCGGGCGTTCCGCAACCGGTATGGGTACAAGCTGCAGCACTGGCTGCGCGCACGTCGGTGTTCATCTCGGCTGACGCCAGCCGTCCGACCCAGAGCGGCAGCCTGCCAGGCGTCGATCCGGCACCGGCCAGCGAGCGCTTCACCCTGACCGAGCGTCAGTCGCTGCTCAACTACGGCATCGCCACCGCGTACTACGAAGGCGGTTACGTGCGCATCCAGCGCTCGATCACCACCTATCAGAAAAACGCTTACGGCCAGGCCGACAACTCGTACCTGGACAGCGAAACCATGCACCAGTCGGCGTTCATCGTGCGTCGTCTGCAAAGCGTGATCACCAGCAAGTACGGTCGCCACAAACTGGCTTCCGACGGCACCCGTTTCGGCGCCGGCCAGCCGATCGTCACCCCGGCGACCATTCGCGGTGAGCTGATCGCCCAGTACGCCAAGCTCGAACTCGAAGGCCACGTGGAAAACGCCGAGCTGTTCGCCGAGCACCTGATCGTCGAACGCGACGTGCAGGACCCGAGCCGCGTGAACGTGCTGTTCCCGCCGGATTACATCAACGGTCTGCGCGTGTTCGCACTGCTCAACCAGTTCCGTCTGCAGTACGACGACGTCGCCTGATCGGCTCGTTTGACACTGTGATTTCAGCCCACCTTGCGTGGGCTTTTTATTTGAAGGGAGTAACACCATGGGTCAACTGATTGCAGGCACCTGCTACGTCAAGGTCGACGGTGCACAACTGACCATCAACGGCGGCTGCGAAGCCCCGCTGATGGCCGTCAAACGCGAAACCGTCGTGCCGGGTTTCTACAAGGAAACCGACATCGCGCCATCGTTCAAGGTGACGGCGCTGCACACCGCCGACTTCCCGCTGAAGAAGCTGATCGAAGGCACCGACATTACCGTCACCTGCGAATTCAGCAACGGCAAAGTCTACGTACTGGCCGGTGCCTACCTGGTCGAAGAGCCAGTCTCCAAAGGCGATGACGCCACCATCGAACTGAAATTCGAAGGCATCAAGGGGACCTGGCAATGAGCGGCGCCGTGAAGCTTCAGGTTGCGATCGAAGCTCACGGCGAGCCCCTGACCGAACTCGTCCTGCGCCGTCCGACGGTGCAGGAGGTGCGAGCGATCAAGGCGCTGCCGTACAAGATCGACAAAAGCGAAGAGGTCAGCCTCGACATGGACGTGGCGGCCAAATACATCGCCGTGTGCGCCGGCATTCCGCCGTCGTCGGTCAACCAGCTGGACCTGGCTGACCTCAACGCGCTGAGCTGGGCCGTTGCGAGTTTTTTCATGAGTGCGGCGTCGGAGCCATCACCGACCTGATTTCGGTCGCCTATGACCTGGCCTGGTTCTGGAAGGTTGACCCCGAACAGATGATGGCCAGGCCACTGGATGTGCTTCGCGAATCGCTGGAGCACGCGCAACGGATCAATGCGATGCAGCAGGTGCAGTGATGGCCAATACACAAATAAACGCGATCCAGCAAAACATTCAGACCACGGTCAACATGCTCGTGGTGATGCAGGGTTTGCAGAAAATGGAAACCGAGATGAAAGGCGTTCGCGCCAAGGTCGCGGGTTTCAAGAAAAGCCTGGAAAGCAGTGGACTCAAACCGCTGGATCTGTCCGGTTTTGTTTCCGGTGGTGGCTTGCTCAAGCCGTTTCAGGACGGTTTGAAAAAGGCGATCAAGGCCGAGGATGAACTGGCGAACAAGAGCAAGACGCTCAAGGCTCCGGCGCTGGCCAAGGACGCAGTAATACCCGCGCCGCTGGCCAAACCGGCGACCGCGCAGTTGCCTGCGCCGGTGAAGGGCGAGACCTCGACCAACCTGGCGAAATTCAACGTTTCGCTCGACAACATCTCGTTGAAGATCGGCCAGGCGCTGTTGCCGGCAGTCAACAGTCTGGTGACGGCGCTGGTGCCGGTCA is a window from the Pseudomonas gozinkensis genome containing:
- a CDS encoding phage tail terminator protein, with the translated sequence MKISPILTQLRAQCPSLGGHIATGVDLALLQGDPNLPMPSAHVSPLADLASASTAQNSASQPIRDRFEIILALDATDATKALDLLHDLRAELWRALVGFKPATDYSAIVYDGGETVSINSSRAFYRLRFFAEFQLGRNLPSQPAESWHERELDGLSSFTGATVRVDAIDPADPNLKRPGPDGRVEMTFSGDVTP
- a CDS encoding phage tail assembly protein produces the protein MSGAVKLQVAIEAHGEPLTELVLRRPTVQEVRAIKALPYKIDKSEEVSLDMDVAAKYIAVCAGIPPSSVNQLDLADLNALSWAVASFFMSAASEPSPT
- a CDS encoding phage tail tube protein translates to MGQLIAGTCYVKVDGAQLTINGGCEAPLMAVKRETVVPGFYKETDIAPSFKVTALHTADFPLKKLIEGTDITVTCEFSNGKVYVLAGAYLVEEPVSKGDDATIELKFEGIKGTWQ
- a CDS encoding phage tail sheath subtilisin-like domain-containing protein; translation: MAIGFSNIPADIRVPLFYAEMDNSAANSASSSMRRLIVAQVNDNIAPSEVGKLVLVSSVALAKSIGGQGSMLASMYETFRKADPIGEIWCLPLHNATGAIAKGVLTLTGTATQAGILNLYVGGVRVQATVVNGATAAQAATALAQKINATADLPVSAAAAEGVVTLNAKWTGESGNDISLQFNRLGKSNGEETPAGLTTAITAMTGGVGVPDQVEAVAALGDEPFEFIALPWSDLATLNTWQAVMDDSTGRWSWAKQLFGHVYSAKRGTVGTLVAAGQARNDQHMTIQALEPGVPQPVWVQAAALAARTSVFISADASRPTQSGSLPGVDPAPASERFTLTERQSLLNYGIATAYYEGGYVRIQRSITTYQKNAYGQADNSYLDSETMHQSAFIVRRLQSVITSKYGRHKLASDGTRFGAGQPIVTPATIRGELIAQYAKLELEGHVENAELFAEHLIVERDVQDPSRVNVLFPPDYINGLRVFALLNQFRLQYDDVA
- a CDS encoding DUF2635 domain-containing protein — its product is MSNRITVVPAAGRAVPDPEAGDLLPLEGREVLDSAWWRRRLADGDITLKTATAKQKGAK